The Lycium barbarum isolate Lr01 chromosome 9, ASM1917538v2, whole genome shotgun sequence genome has a segment encoding these proteins:
- the LOC132611181 gene encoding uncharacterized protein LOC132611181 isoform X2 produces the protein MSDAQERFRNIRLQEEYDTHDPKGHCAMVLPFLKKRSKIIEIVAARDIVFALAQSGICAAFSREKNERICFLNVSPDEVIRSLFYNKNNDSLITVSVYASDNFSSLKCRTTRIEYIRRGKPDAGFALFESESLKWPGFVEFDDVNGKVLTYSAQDSIYKVFDLKNYTMLYSISDKNVQEIKISPGIMLLIFTKASGHVPLKILSIEDGTVLKSFNHLLHRNKKVDFIEQFNEKLLVKQENENLQILDVRNSELTEVSRTEFMTPSAFIFLYENQLFLTFRNRTVAVWNFRGELVTSFNDHLLWHPDCNTNNIYITSDQDLIISYCKADSDDPLSEGKAGSINISNILTGKCLAKIKATSGKATDDCSASCSGPGGRSCNSKKRVQASSIRSTVAEALEDITALFYDEERNEIYTGNRLGLVHVWSN, from the exons ATGAGTGATGCTCAGGAGCGTTTTCGGAACATTCGATTACAG GAGGAATATGACACCCATGACCCTAAAGGACACTGTGCCATGGTGCTTCCTTTTCTTAAGAAAAGATCAAAGATAATTGAGATAGTTGCTGCACGTGATATTGTCTTTGCCCTTGCACAATCTGGCATCTGTGCAGCATTTAGTCGAG AGAAAAATGAGAGAATATGCTTTCTGAACGTCAGTCCAGATGAAGTTATACGAAGTTTGTTTTACAATAAAAACAATGACTCGCTCATCACGGTTTCCGTGTATGCATCAGATAATTTCAGTTCCTTGAAATGCAGAACCACAAGGATTGA ATACATTCGGAGGGGTAAACCAGATGCTGGCTTCGCTTTATTCGAGTCAGAGTCATTAAAATGGCCTGGTTTTGTGGAGTTCGATGATGTCAATGGGAAAGTACTTACTTACTCTGCCCAGGATAG CATATACAAGGTGTTTGACCTGAAGAACTACACAATGTTATATTCAATCTCGGACAAAAATGTTCAAGAGATTAAAATCAG CCCAGGAATCATGTTGTTGATATTTACGAAAGCTAGTGGCCACGTGCCTCTGAAGATTCTGTCCATTGAGGACGGTACTGTTCTTAAATCTTTCAACCATCTTCTTCACCGAAATAAGAAGGTGGATTTCATTGAACAGTTTAATGAAAAGCTTCTTGTCAAGCAAGAGAACGAGAATCTTCAGATTCTGGAT GTACGCAATTCTGAGTTGACAGAAGTTAGCAGGACTGAGTTCATGACCCCCTCAGCATTCATATTTCTGTATGAGAACCAGTTGTTCTTGACATTCAGAAATAGAACAGTAGCTGTTTGGAACTTCCGCGGGGAGCTTGTTACTTCATTTAATGATCACCTTTTATGGCATCCTGATTGCAATACTAACAACATTTACATAACTAGTGATCAGGACCTAATTATTTCATACTGCAAAGCTGATTCTGATGATCCCTTATCTGAAGGAAAAG CGGGATCTATTAATATCAGCAATATTCTGACTGGCAAATGCCTTGCTAAAATAAAAGCAACCAGTGGCAAGGCCACTGATGATTGTAGTGCTAGTTGCAGTGGGCCTGGTGGCAGAAGTTGCAACTCAAAAAAGCGGGTCCAAGCTTCCAGTATTAGGAGCACTGTTGCAGAAGCCCTAGAAGATATTACTGCCCTTTTCTATGACGAAGAGCGCAATGAGATCTATACTGGGAACAGGCTTGGACTGGTCCATGTATGGTCTAACTGA
- the LOC132611181 gene encoding uncharacterized protein LOC132611181 isoform X1 has product MDGRRICASPRPCSGKRVVAKKRTRGGVDEFLNSVKKLQRREISSKRDRSFSMSDAQERFRNIRLQEEYDTHDPKGHCAMVLPFLKKRSKIIEIVAARDIVFALAQSGICAAFSREKNERICFLNVSPDEVIRSLFYNKNNDSLITVSVYASDNFSSLKCRTTRIEYIRRGKPDAGFALFESESLKWPGFVEFDDVNGKVLTYSAQDSIYKVFDLKNYTMLYSISDKNVQEIKISPGIMLLIFTKASGHVPLKILSIEDGTVLKSFNHLLHRNKKVDFIEQFNEKLLVKQENENLQILDVRNSELTEVSRTEFMTPSAFIFLYENQLFLTFRNRTVAVWNFRGELVTSFNDHLLWHPDCNTNNIYITSDQDLIISYCKADSDDPLSEGKAGSINISNILTGKCLAKIKATSGKATDDCSASCSGPGGRSCNSKKRVQASSIRSTVAEALEDITALFYDEERNEIYTGNRLGLVHVWSN; this is encoded by the exons ATGGATGGGCGTAGAATATGTGCTAGTCCTCGTCCATGTTCAGGTAAGAGAGTGGTGGCAAAGAAGCGTACACGTGGAGGGGTTGATGAGTTCTTGAATAGCGTCAAGAAGCTACAAAGGAGAGAGATTTCTTCAAAGCGTGACCGTTCTTTCAGTATGAGTGATGCTCAGGAGCGTTTTCGGAACATTCGATTACAG GAGGAATATGACACCCATGACCCTAAAGGACACTGTGCCATGGTGCTTCCTTTTCTTAAGAAAAGATCAAAGATAATTGAGATAGTTGCTGCACGTGATATTGTCTTTGCCCTTGCACAATCTGGCATCTGTGCAGCATTTAGTCGAG AGAAAAATGAGAGAATATGCTTTCTGAACGTCAGTCCAGATGAAGTTATACGAAGTTTGTTTTACAATAAAAACAATGACTCGCTCATCACGGTTTCCGTGTATGCATCAGATAATTTCAGTTCCTTGAAATGCAGAACCACAAGGATTGA ATACATTCGGAGGGGTAAACCAGATGCTGGCTTCGCTTTATTCGAGTCAGAGTCATTAAAATGGCCTGGTTTTGTGGAGTTCGATGATGTCAATGGGAAAGTACTTACTTACTCTGCCCAGGATAG CATATACAAGGTGTTTGACCTGAAGAACTACACAATGTTATATTCAATCTCGGACAAAAATGTTCAAGAGATTAAAATCAG CCCAGGAATCATGTTGTTGATATTTACGAAAGCTAGTGGCCACGTGCCTCTGAAGATTCTGTCCATTGAGGACGGTACTGTTCTTAAATCTTTCAACCATCTTCTTCACCGAAATAAGAAGGTGGATTTCATTGAACAGTTTAATGAAAAGCTTCTTGTCAAGCAAGAGAACGAGAATCTTCAGATTCTGGAT GTACGCAATTCTGAGTTGACAGAAGTTAGCAGGACTGAGTTCATGACCCCCTCAGCATTCATATTTCTGTATGAGAACCAGTTGTTCTTGACATTCAGAAATAGAACAGTAGCTGTTTGGAACTTCCGCGGGGAGCTTGTTACTTCATTTAATGATCACCTTTTATGGCATCCTGATTGCAATACTAACAACATTTACATAACTAGTGATCAGGACCTAATTATTTCATACTGCAAAGCTGATTCTGATGATCCCTTATCTGAAGGAAAAG CGGGATCTATTAATATCAGCAATATTCTGACTGGCAAATGCCTTGCTAAAATAAAAGCAACCAGTGGCAAGGCCACTGATGATTGTAGTGCTAGTTGCAGTGGGCCTGGTGGCAGAAGTTGCAACTCAAAAAAGCGGGTCCAAGCTTCCAGTATTAGGAGCACTGTTGCAGAAGCCCTAGAAGATATTACTGCCCTTTTCTATGACGAAGAGCGCAATGAGATCTATACTGGGAACAGGCTTGGACTGGTCCATGTATGGTCTAACTGA